In Halobaculum magnesiiphilum, the following proteins share a genomic window:
- a CDS encoding inositol monophosphatase family protein has product MTDQPSTPTDIDDRLDAAVAAAEHGGTVALDSFRTSLDVETKAEGSMDAVTAVDRAVQKRVFEFIGERYPDDAVVGEEDDALKTVPEEGVAWVVDPIDGTNNYVAGNRVWMTSVAVCRDGDPVAAANYAPATDDLYAAGAGRTSRNDTTAAVSDETDLESFLVNPIFGVSRSDRRELSAVVDTVLAEFGDLRRFGCAQAALSGVAAGELEATVSTVELNDWDTAAGVHLVRRAGGRATDVYGNRWRPGSRGLIASNGEAHDMLVETFDPET; this is encoded by the coding sequence ATGACCGATCAGCCGTCGACACCGACGGATATCGACGACAGGCTCGACGCCGCCGTTGCCGCGGCCGAGCACGGAGGAACCGTCGCGCTCGACTCCTTCCGCACGTCGCTCGACGTGGAGACGAAAGCCGAGGGTTCGATGGACGCCGTCACCGCGGTCGACCGCGCCGTCCAGAAGCGCGTGTTCGAGTTCATCGGCGAGCGATACCCCGACGACGCGGTCGTCGGCGAGGAGGACGACGCGCTGAAGACGGTGCCGGAGGAGGGCGTCGCCTGGGTCGTCGACCCGATCGACGGCACGAACAACTACGTCGCCGGCAACCGCGTCTGGATGACCAGCGTCGCGGTCTGCCGCGACGGCGACCCCGTGGCCGCCGCGAACTACGCGCCCGCGACCGACGACCTGTATGCCGCGGGCGCGGGGCGGACAAGCCGTAACGACACCACGGCCGCCGTCAGCGACGAGACCGACCTCGAGTCGTTCCTCGTCAACCCGATCTTCGGGGTGTCGCGGTCGGATCGGCGGGAACTGTCGGCCGTCGTCGACACCGTGCTCGCGGAGTTCGGCGACCTCCGGCGGTTCGGCTGCGCGCAGGCGGCGCTGTCGGGTGTGGCGGCCGGCGAGCTGGAGGCGACCGTCTCGACGGTCGAGCTCAACGACTGGGACACCGCTGCCGGTGTCCACCTCGTCCGACGGGCGGGGGGCAGGGCGACCGACGTGTACGGCAACCGCTGGCGCCCCGGTTCACGGGGGTTGATCGCCTCGAACGGCGAGGCGCACGACATGCTCGTCGAGACGTTCGATCCCGAGACGTGA
- a CDS encoding thioredoxin family protein codes for MSSQTPAGEPIHIESEDQFTELTSEGIVLVDYHADWCGPCKMLEPTIEEVAAEVDDLTVLKVDVDEFQGLAGEAGVRGIPALQFFADGEEAERLVGVQEKEDILRVVESLR; via the coding sequence ATGAGTAGCCAAACTCCCGCCGGGGAACCCATCCACATCGAGAGCGAGGACCAGTTCACTGAACTGACGAGCGAGGGGATCGTCCTCGTCGACTACCACGCCGACTGGTGTGGCCCGTGCAAGATGTTGGAGCCGACGATCGAGGAGGTCGCCGCGGAGGTCGATGACCTCACCGTCCTCAAGGTCGACGTCGACGAGTTCCAGGGGCTCGCGGGCGAGGCCGGCGTCCGGGGGATCCCCGCGCTCCAGTTCTTCGCGGACGGCGAGGAGGCCGAGCGCCTCGTCGGCGTGCAGGAGAAGGAGGACATCTTGCGCGTGGTCGAGTCGCTCCGGTAG
- a CDS encoding 2,5-diamino-6-(ribosylamino)-4(3H)-pyrimidinone 5'-phosphate reductase, with protein MYVHVNAAVSVDGKLSSRRREQVEISGADDFDRVDRVRAAADAVLVGVGTVLADDPHLTLDEEDRRVQRLRNGRPGNPARVVADSRARTPTDARILDDEATTYLLVSDAADPDRLDALRDAGAEVVATGGDDGGGDDGENGDDGRVDLRAAFDELEREGIERVMVEGGGEVIFSLFEAGLVDELTVYVGSLVIGGRGAPTLADGEGFVDDFPELDLTDVERLDDGVLLSYET; from the coding sequence GTGTACGTCCACGTCAACGCCGCCGTCTCAGTCGACGGGAAGCTCTCCTCGCGCCGGCGCGAGCAGGTCGAGATCAGCGGCGCCGACGACTTCGACCGCGTCGACCGGGTCCGCGCGGCCGCCGACGCCGTGCTCGTCGGGGTCGGAACCGTCCTCGCGGACGACCCGCACCTCACCCTCGACGAGGAGGACCGCCGCGTCCAGCGGCTTCGCAACGGCCGTCCCGGAAACCCGGCCCGCGTCGTCGCCGACTCGCGCGCCCGCACCCCGACGGACGCCCGGATCCTCGACGACGAGGCGACCACCTACCTGCTCGTGAGCGACGCGGCCGACCCCGACCGCCTGGACGCCCTCCGCGACGCCGGCGCCGAGGTCGTCGCGACCGGCGGCGACGATGGTGGCGGCGACGACGGCGAGAACGGCGACGACGGCCGCGTCGACCTCCGGGCCGCCTTCGACGAACTCGAACGCGAGGGGATCGAGCGCGTCATGGTGGAGGGCGGCGGCGAGGTGATCTTCTCGCTGTTCGAAGCCGGCCTCGTCGACGAACTCACCGTCTACGTCGGCTCGCTCGTGATCGGCGGCCGCGGGGCGCCGACCCTCGCGGACGGGGAGGGGTTCGTCGACGACTTCCCCGAACTCGACCTGACGGACGTGGAACGCCTCGATGATGGCGTCCTGCTCTCGTACGAGACTTGA
- a CDS encoding uS10/mL48 family ribosomal protein, translating to MTFVTKLRFQSGDRAALDDTVNGIRDMLERKGAECKGPHTEPSERVRVPLYEGLSSGDELGEWSFEVFARRLEIHGNDHIAREVGHMDFPDSVHVEIQVEQKKPLGHRQN from the coding sequence ATGACCTTCGTAACCAAACTTCGGTTCCAAAGCGGGGACCGGGCCGCGCTCGACGACACCGTGAACGGCATCCGGGATATGCTCGAACGGAAAGGCGCCGAATGCAAGGGCCCCCACACCGAACCCTCCGAGCGCGTCCGCGTCCCGCTGTACGAGGGACTCTCCTCGGGCGACGAGCTCGGCGAGTGGTCGTTCGAGGTGTTCGCGCGCCGCCTGGAGATCCACGGAAACGACCACATCGCCCGCGAGGTCGGCCACATGGACTTCCCCGACTCCGTCCACGTCGAGATCCAGGTGGAGCAGAAGAAGCCCCTCGGGCACCGGCAGAACTGA
- a CDS encoding bis(5'-nucleosyl)-tetraphosphatase, which yields MPVEATSAGAILFRDTRGKREYLLLKSRPGDWEFPKGGVEGEEELQQTAIREVTEEAGVEDFRLIDGFREEYDYVFEAGGNTIHKTVHLFIAHSFEASAELSTEHRDLQWRDYEQALNTITQDGPRDILEQAHDYLDELQATEAEGYLLDSET from the coding sequence ATGCCGGTCGAAGCGACTAGCGCTGGAGCCATCCTCTTCCGCGACACCCGCGGCAAACGGGAGTATCTGCTCCTGAAGAGCCGACCCGGGGACTGGGAGTTCCCCAAGGGCGGGGTCGAAGGGGAAGAGGAACTCCAGCAGACGGCGATCAGAGAAGTGACCGAGGAGGCGGGAGTCGAGGACTTCCGCCTCATCGACGGCTTCCGCGAGGAGTACGACTACGTGTTCGAGGCGGGCGGGAACACCATCCACAAGACGGTGCACCTGTTCATCGCCCACTCGTTCGAGGCCTCCGCGGAACTGTCGACCGAACACCGCGACCTGCAGTGGCGCGACTACGAGCAGGCGCTCAACACCATCACCCAGGACGGCCCTCGCGACATCCTCGAACAGGCCCACGACTACCTGGACGAGCTCCAGGCGACCGAGGCCGAGGGGTACCTCCTCGACAGCGAGACCTGA
- a CDS encoding DUF5787 family protein has translation MFRGAGDSEFAFELLVSRWAELAWHPAADDRPVVVARQLGTRERRWDTVVVEVDPDALDVRRAFGDRGLDSDLLRVVRGAPREYAWYRDALDDPGFPWRYVREAVHRAAGRDLIEKRGGRNGRIEFRRKREYPDWVERVVAIENKPDLDASAAAALSDQLRHDVDAGLADEVWVATSATGDRVSPALLEDMPVEVGVVEFDFSEGVAADAAEVVWHPTALAADGDPRTRLLLAERAYGKGWRSFRETMRPDCRHFELHREGRALVPYCTAKERVPTAAECKGGCPDFSPEPPQWRTNGWPIEGGPGKGVRALLERRRARERRRAVGEE, from the coding sequence GTGTTTCGGGGCGCCGGCGACAGCGAGTTCGCCTTCGAGCTGCTCGTCAGCCGATGGGCCGAACTCGCCTGGCACCCCGCAGCGGACGACCGGCCGGTCGTCGTCGCGCGACAGCTCGGCACCCGCGAGCGCCGCTGGGACACCGTCGTCGTCGAGGTCGACCCCGACGCGCTGGACGTGCGGCGCGCGTTCGGCGACCGCGGACTCGACTCGGACCTCCTGCGGGTCGTCCGCGGCGCGCCACGCGAGTACGCCTGGTATCGCGACGCGCTCGACGACCCCGGCTTCCCGTGGCGCTACGTCCGCGAGGCCGTCCACCGCGCGGCCGGCCGCGACCTGATCGAGAAGCGCGGCGGGCGGAACGGTCGGATCGAGTTCCGCCGGAAGCGCGAGTACCCCGACTGGGTCGAGCGCGTCGTCGCGATCGAGAACAAGCCGGATCTGGACGCCAGCGCGGCCGCGGCGCTGTCCGACCAGCTCCGTCACGACGTGGACGCCGGCCTCGCCGACGAGGTGTGGGTCGCGACCTCGGCGACCGGGGACCGGGTGTCGCCGGCGCTGTTGGAGGACATGCCCGTGGAGGTCGGCGTCGTCGAGTTCGACTTCTCCGAGGGCGTCGCCGCCGACGCCGCCGAGGTGGTGTGGCACCCGACCGCGCTCGCCGCCGACGGCGACCCCCGAACCCGGCTGCTGTTGGCCGAGCGCGCCTACGGGAAGGGCTGGCGGTCGTTCCGCGAGACGATGCGCCCCGACTGCCGGCACTTCGAGCTTCACAGGGAGGGCCGCGCGCTCGTTCCGTACTGCACGGCGAAAGAACGCGTGCCGACGGCCGCCGAGTGCAAGGGCGGCTGCCCGGACTTCTCGCCGGAGCCGCCGCAATGGCGGACGAACGGCTGGCCGATCGAGGGCGGCCCGGGGAAGGGGGTCCGGGCGCTGCTGGAGCGGCGCCGAGCGCGGGAGCGGCGGCGGGCGGTCGGTGAGGAGTGA
- a CDS encoding DUF5797 family protein: protein MSDLTDEELERLADVVRLQPTKNSELGDRWGMDSGSDVHSYLENHLQDYYYRDDNSLIRATSEAAELTGVEPGVVDDEDDPNAVPERITVPELHAQVFRVVADHDERSESVVSVLNKVREEFGVDAEAGDVRRALQSLRRKNVVEVIYRTVPTFKLAVPREDVEVVVNGDA from the coding sequence ATGAGCGACCTCACCGACGAGGAACTGGAGCGACTCGCCGACGTGGTGCGGCTCCAGCCGACGAAGAACAGCGAGCTCGGCGACCGGTGGGGGATGGACAGCGGCAGCGACGTGCACAGCTACCTCGAAAACCACCTGCAGGACTACTACTACCGCGACGACAACAGCCTCATCCGAGCAACGAGCGAGGCAGCCGAACTCACCGGCGTCGAACCGGGCGTCGTCGACGACGAGGACGACCCGAACGCGGTGCCCGAGCGGATCACGGTCCCGGAACTCCACGCGCAGGTGTTCCGCGTCGTCGCCGACCACGACGAGCGCTCGGAGTCCGTCGTCTCCGTGCTGAACAAGGTCCGGGAGGAGTTCGGCGTCGACGCCGAGGCCGGCGACGTGCGCCGCGCGCTCCAGAGCCTCCGGCGCAAGAACGTCGTCGAGGTGATCTACCGCACCGTGCCGACGTTCAAGCTGGCGGTGCCGCGCGAGGACGTCGAGGTCGTCGTGAACGGCGACGCCTGA
- a CDS encoding enoyl-CoA hydratase/isomerase family protein gives MPESDTVTLDIDEEIATITIDRPDKLNALNVETLEALRSAIAEAEDADVRALVLTGAGEEAFIAGADISYMKDLGTPEAQAYAELGHDIARSLETFPAPSIAAVNGYAFGGGCELALACDLRVAAENAVFGQTEIDLGIVPGWGGTQRLPRLVNDEVARRLILFGDRIDATDAHEYGMVGEVVAHDQLDSRIDELTADLAAQPKFAVAAAKEAINQSYETDQGAGLEYEQRVFSGLFGTPDQREGMDAFVNKRDPEFE, from the coding sequence GTGCCCGAATCCGACACCGTCACCCTCGACATCGACGAGGAGATCGCCACGATCACGATCGACCGCCCGGACAAGCTCAACGCCCTGAACGTCGAGACGCTGGAGGCGCTCCGGTCGGCCATCGCGGAGGCCGAGGACGCCGACGTGCGCGCGCTCGTGCTCACCGGCGCGGGCGAGGAGGCGTTCATCGCCGGCGCGGACATCTCCTACATGAAGGACCTCGGCACGCCCGAGGCGCAGGCGTACGCGGAGCTGGGCCACGACATCGCGCGGTCGCTGGAGACGTTCCCCGCGCCCAGCATCGCCGCGGTCAACGGCTACGCCTTCGGCGGCGGCTGTGAACTCGCGCTCGCGTGCGACCTCCGGGTCGCCGCCGAGAACGCCGTCTTCGGCCAGACGGAGATCGACCTCGGTATCGTCCCCGGCTGGGGCGGCACCCAGCGGCTCCCGCGACTCGTCAACGACGAGGTCGCCCGGCGGCTGATCCTCTTCGGCGACCGGATCGACGCGACCGACGCCCACGAGTACGGCATGGTCGGCGAGGTCGTCGCCCACGACCAGCTCGACTCCCGGATCGACGAGCTGACCGCCGATCTGGCGGCCCAGCCGAAGTTCGCCGTGGCGGCGGCCAAGGAGGCGATCAACCAGTCCTACGAGACGGACCAGGGAGCCGGACTGGAGTACGAGCAGCGCGTCTTCTCGGGGCTGTTCGGGACGCCGGACCAGCGGGAGGGGATGGACGCGTTCGTGAACAAGCGGGACCCCGAATTCGAGTAA
- a CDS encoding transcription factor S translates to MEFCDECGSMMKADDDTWVCGSCGHEELRDEATEAAMTTTQGQEGSTVVDVSEMDQSEIGPTVEQKCPECDEVRTVRYEMKQIRSADESETRFFTCTECGQKWREDDH, encoded by the coding sequence ATGGAATTCTGCGACGAGTGCGGATCGATGATGAAAGCCGACGACGACACGTGGGTGTGCGGGTCGTGCGGTCACGAGGAGCTTCGCGACGAGGCGACCGAGGCGGCGATGACGACGACGCAGGGTCAGGAGGGCAGCACCGTGGTCGACGTCTCCGAGATGGACCAGTCGGAGATCGGCCCGACGGTCGAGCAGAAGTGCCCCGAATGCGACGAGGTGCGGACTGTGCGCTACGAGATGAAGCAGATCCGCTCGGCCGACGAGTCCGAGACGCGCTTCTTCACGTGCACCGAGTGCGGCCAGAAGTGGCGCGAGGACGACCACTGA
- a CDS encoding tRNA (cytidine(56)-2'-O)-methyltransferase yields MNDKVVVLRYGHRPGRDDRMTTHVGLTARALGADRVILPDNAGQSAETIRDITDRFGGPFAVELRDDQRAFTRNWEGTVVHLTMYGERVQDVEADVRADSVESDTPLLVVVGGEKVPFDFYEEADYNVGVTNQPHSEVAGLAVFLDRLFEGTELEREWEDADRRVIPQETGKRVVDPDEADAERVGDGK; encoded by the coding sequence ATGAACGACAAGGTCGTCGTCCTCCGGTACGGCCACCGCCCCGGGCGGGACGACCGGATGACGACCCACGTGGGGCTGACGGCGCGGGCACTCGGCGCCGACCGGGTGATCCTCCCCGACAACGCCGGCCAGTCCGCCGAGACGATCCGCGACATCACCGACCGCTTCGGCGGCCCTTTCGCCGTCGAGTTGCGCGACGACCAGCGCGCATTCACGCGCAACTGGGAGGGTACGGTCGTCCACCTCACGATGTACGGCGAGCGCGTGCAGGACGTGGAGGCGGATGTCCGCGCCGACTCCGTCGAGAGCGACACACCGCTGCTCGTCGTCGTCGGCGGCGAGAAGGTGCCGTTCGACTTCTACGAGGAGGCCGACTACAACGTCGGCGTGACGAACCAGCCGCACTCGGAGGTCGCCGGGCTCGCGGTCTTCCTCGACCGGCTGTTCGAGGGCACGGAACTGGAGCGCGAGTGGGAGGACGCGGACCGGCGTGTTATCCCGCAGGAGACCGGCAAGCGCGTCGTCGACCCCGACGAAGCCGACGCCGAGCGCGTCGGGGACGGCAAGTAA
- a CDS encoding SDR family NAD(P)-dependent oxidoreductase, translating into MRNYPEDIAGVDDERLVGETALVTGSTSGVGREAALSLGRLGAHVIVHGRDGEAGAEVVEEIDAGVNEGTAEFVAADFADPAEVRALADATRRAAGDDGLDLLCNNAGGYFREARRTDLGVEYTFHVNHLAPYQLTAELLDDLAEDARVVTTASEAHRGDQIDLDAVESVDGFSSWRAYQRSKLANVQFAAELGRRLRERDDRGITSNSFHPGAIPGSGFFRHLPGPLSSAASALGRLPFATTPAEGAATAVYLAVADEVADATGRYFADCRERKPSTEAQDPRAQRRLWETSADLLGIDEPLAGTVADET; encoded by the coding sequence ATGCGGAACTATCCGGAGGACATCGCGGGCGTCGACGACGAACGGTTGGTCGGCGAAACGGCGCTCGTGACCGGTTCGACCAGCGGGGTCGGCCGGGAGGCGGCGCTCTCGCTCGGGCGCTTAGGCGCGCACGTGATCGTCCACGGCCGCGACGGGGAGGCCGGCGCCGAGGTGGTCGAGGAGATCGACGCCGGCGTCAACGAGGGCACCGCCGAGTTCGTCGCCGCCGACTTCGCGGATCCGGCCGAGGTCCGCGCGCTCGCGGACGCGACGCGGCGCGCCGCCGGCGACGACGGGCTCGACCTCCTTTGCAACAACGCGGGCGGCTACTTCCGCGAGGCGCGACGCACCGATCTGGGCGTCGAGTACACCTTCCACGTGAACCACCTCGCGCCGTACCAGCTCACCGCCGAGTTGCTCGACGACCTCGCGGAGGACGCGCGCGTCGTCACCACCGCCTCGGAGGCACACCGAGGCGATCAGATCGACCTCGACGCCGTGGAGTCGGTTGACGGCTTCTCCTCGTGGCGGGCGTACCAGCGCTCGAAGCTGGCGAACGTGCAGTTCGCCGCGGAGTTAGGCCGTCGGCTGCGCGAACGCGACGACCGCGGGATCACCTCGAACAGCTTCCACCCGGGCGCGATCCCCGGCTCGGGCTTCTTCCGGCACCTCCCCGGCCCGCTGTCGAGCGCGGCGAGCGCGCTCGGGCGGCTCCCGTTCGCGACGACGCCCGCCGAGGGGGCGGCCACGGCGGTGTACCTCGCCGTCGCCGACGAGGTCGCCGACGCGACGGGGCGGTACTTCGCCGACTGCCGCGAGCGGAAGCCCTCGACGGAGGCGCAGGACCCGCGCGCGCAACGCCGGCTGTGGGAGACGAGCGCCGACCTGCTCGGGATCGACGAGCCGCTCGCGGGGACCGTGGCTGACGAGACCTGA
- a CDS encoding NAD-dependent epimerase/dehydratase family protein, which translates to MDLTGTAALVTGGGGLIGSHLAGHLQSEYGADVRVADDFSKGERDRIPDGIDVIEADLTDEAETREAVTADLDVVFHLAAYTDTNFDDDRTLFEENTEMTYNVLEAMADAGVSNLAFTSSSTVYGEAPRPTPEDYAPLEPISIYGSSKLADEALISTYAKSYGFSAWVYRFANIVGPYQRGNVIPDFIQKLQADPDELEILGDGRQEKSYLHVTDCVDAMCHVVEHGERDLNTYNLGSRTTTSVNRIADIVAEEMGLDPEYSYTGGDRGWTGDVPKMRLSVEKLAALGWEPPASSDDDVRAATRDLLAELR; encoded by the coding sequence ATGGACCTGACCGGAACCGCCGCCCTCGTCACGGGCGGCGGCGGCCTGATCGGATCACATCTCGCGGGACACCTCCAGTCGGAGTACGGCGCGGACGTGCGCGTCGCCGACGACTTCTCGAAGGGCGAGCGCGACCGGATCCCCGACGGCATCGACGTGATCGAGGCCGACCTGACCGACGAGGCCGAGACGCGCGAGGCGGTGACCGCGGACCTGGACGTGGTCTTCCACCTCGCGGCGTACACGGACACGAACTTCGACGACGACCGGACGCTGTTCGAGGAGAACACCGAGATGACGTACAACGTCCTCGAGGCGATGGCGGACGCGGGCGTCTCGAACCTCGCGTTCACCTCCTCCTCGACCGTCTACGGCGAGGCGCCCCGGCCGACGCCCGAGGACTACGCCCCGCTGGAGCCGATCAGCATCTACGGCTCCTCGAAACTGGCCGACGAGGCGCTCATCTCCACGTACGCGAAGAGCTACGGGTTCTCGGCGTGGGTGTACCGCTTCGCCAACATCGTCGGCCCCTACCAGCGCGGGAACGTGATCCCCGACTTCATCCAGAAGCTGCAGGCCGACCCCGACGAACTGGAGATCCTCGGCGACGGCCGCCAGGAGAAGTCGTACCTCCACGTCACCGACTGCGTCGACGCGATGTGTCACGTCGTCGAGCACGGCGAGCGCGACCTCAACACGTACAACCTCGGCTCCAGAACGACCACCTCGGTGAACCGCATCGCCGACATCGTCGCCGAGGAGATGGGCCTGGACCCCGAATACAGCTACACCGGCGGAGATCGGGGCTGGACCGGCGACGTGCCCAAGATGCGCCTCTCCGTCGAGAAGCTCGCCGCCCTCGGGTGGGAACCGCCCGCCTCCAGCGACGACGACGTCCGCGCGGCGACGCGGGACCTGCTCGCGGAGCTTCGCTGA
- a CDS encoding BsuPI-related putative proteinase inhibitor — translation MSEPLDATLTIAATDGGAAFSLVLTVENVGADAVDLSFSDGQRVEFVASEADAGDDGDGVDGAEIWRWSDGRAFAMALGSETLAPGESVDYEGEWRSPEPGEYEVTGSLAANDAEATASMTVVVPDEK, via the coding sequence ATGAGCGAACCGCTGGACGCGACGCTGACGATCGCGGCGACCGACGGGGGGGCCGCGTTCTCGCTCGTACTCACCGTCGAGAACGTCGGCGCCGACGCGGTCGACCTCTCGTTTTCCGACGGGCAACGCGTCGAGTTCGTCGCCAGCGAAGCGGATGCCGGCGACGACGGCGACGGCGTCGACGGCGCGGAGATCTGGCGCTGGAGCGACGGGCGCGCGTTCGCGATGGCGCTCGGGAGCGAGACGCTCGCGCCCGGGGAGTCGGTCGACTATGAGGGAGAGTGGAGGTCGCCGGAACCCGGCGAGTACGAGGTCACGGGGTCGCTGGCGGCGAACGACGCCGAGGCGACGGCGTCGATGACGGTGGTCGTGCCCGACGAGAAGTAG
- a CDS encoding DUF2797 domain-containing protein, which produces MQIVGYETPAGALFVSDGAPDPTAPPGTATGEVDRIALDPGTELSWRLGDRRCAGTVHDDGHVACENEAAPYCDDHRSTWVCARCTGTCLKDEMDCFDDHAIYVAAFAPDTFKVGVTREWRLDTRLREQGSDRAVHLRTVENGRIAREIEAGIAARGLERTIGGDGGSRVAGGEADDGLPDRVRVPAKIAGLAETVDGDAWDALLAGVDYEERFAFDYGLDLAERPVAETLASGTVVGTKGRILVLENGGTTYAVDVRDLVGYEVEEGDGGRDLQSSLGAFG; this is translated from the coding sequence GTGCAGATCGTGGGCTACGAGACGCCGGCGGGCGCGCTGTTCGTGAGCGACGGCGCCCCGGACCCGACCGCCCCGCCCGGAACCGCGACCGGCGAGGTCGACCGGATCGCCCTCGACCCCGGAACGGAGCTGTCGTGGCGCCTCGGCGACAGGCGGTGTGCGGGAACCGTCCACGACGACGGCCACGTCGCCTGCGAAAACGAGGCGGCGCCGTACTGCGACGATCACCGTTCGACGTGGGTGTGTGCGCGCTGTACCGGGACCTGTCTCAAGGACGAGATGGACTGCTTCGACGACCACGCGATCTACGTCGCCGCGTTCGCCCCGGACACGTTCAAGGTGGGCGTGACGAGGGAGTGGCGCCTCGACACCCGCCTGCGCGAGCAGGGCTCCGACCGCGCGGTCCACCTGCGGACCGTCGAGAACGGCCGGATCGCCCGCGAGATAGAGGCCGGGATCGCCGCCCGCGGGCTCGAACGGACGATCGGCGGCGACGGCGGCAGCCGCGTCGCCGGCGGCGAGGCGGACGATGGGCTCCCCGACCGCGTGCGCGTCCCGGCCAAGATCGCCGGCCTCGCCGAGACGGTGGACGGGGACGCGTGGGACGCGCTCCTCGCGGGCGTCGACTACGAGGAACGGTTCGCCTTCGACTACGGGCTCGATCTGGCAGAACGCCCCGTGGCCGAGACGCTCGCCTCGGGTACCGTCGTCGGCACGAAAGGGCGGATCCTCGTGCTGGAGAACGGCGGAACCACGTACGCCGTCGACGTTCGCGACCTCGTCGGGTACGAGGTCGAGGAGGGCGACGGCGGGCGCGACCTCCAGTCGAGCCTCGGTGCGTTCGGGTAG